CCAGTGTATGACACATAAGCAATACGTATCTATAAAATATTATGGCTGATTGtatttctatctttctgtctGGCTAGCTGTCCATAGTAGGGGCTAGATGCTTAGGGCTAGCTTCACTCAGTTTGCCAAGATACCACATTGGGGTATGAGAATGTCTTTGGCTTGTCGGGGATAGACCCAGTGCCATTTTTGTTAAATATTCGCATCTACAGCGACCCCCTGTGATTTTTCTCGGTCTGGAATATGGGATGCGTTTTTCCTAGAGAATtatcagagaaagagagagggggggggaagtgaaAGAGAGATGACGGAAGAGAGCGAAGGGGGTATTTTGGAGCagtgagaaagaaagaaagaagggaAGAAAGATGGAAAAGATGTGAAAAGTGGGAGATTGAAGAACAGTGTAAACGAGGGGAGACATGGGGGAGAGAGTAGAGTAGAGTAGAGTAGATTGGGAGGGAGTAGAGGATAGAAAGTAAAGATTGAGAGAGAGGTTGGAATGGAAGGAGATGTGAAGTGAGAAAAATAATGGTAAAAGGGAAGGAGGGTAGGAGAGTGGAAGAGAGAAGAATAATTATCAGAAACTAGAGCTGAGAAAGATGGCGAAGACAGGATGGAGAGGAGACGAGCGGGATTGTAAAAGAGTagggaggaggggaaagaggaggagaaggattcatgaagagagacccgggcacagctGGGTACCCAATCTAGCTATAAATATTACAACATAAACGTCCAGCGAACTGTcggtaaataaaaattaaaagccATTTACTATTTCAGTTCCTGGACATTAGATCACAAGAGAAAGATATTTTCCAGTATTAATCAGAATAACCTGCACGTTCATTCCTGGGTGAGCCAGCTGACAGTTCTTATATTGGAGGAACACAAATCTGTCGCTGCTGAGGAAGGTTGTCGAAGATCCTTGTGTAAGTCCATGTAGTGACAGCTGCCGCCTCCTTCATGACGGCCAAGCCTCATATATATATTGATCCAGAAGCGTCGTCCGTCCGTCAAAGAAGACATTGAATAAACATAAACTTGTGGAATATTTACTTCATTATTCTCTCTGAATCGACGGCGTCGTTAAAGGACTTTTTTTTTCCTGCACGTCCAAACGTTAGAAATACTCAAAACAATAAACAATGACACTTAATAGCAAACGTACCAAGGAAACCTGAGGCACAAGAGAAGATAGAATGATCAAGAGGCAAGAAAGAGCTAGAAAAAGACAATGACTGCCAGTCGTTGCAAGCGTGGGAGAGGAGTGTCCCCTCGGAGCCTCTACAGCAGTAGCCATGACGGTGCGTGGCCATCAACACTGTTGACACGCACACTGACACATGTGGCTCCCGCAGGACACGTACTCATGTGTCACAGACACTAAGTCAAAATACAATGGCAGAAAATTAGACACCAAACCCACATACTTGAAAATAGAGGGAACCACGACGTCTCAGTCCGCCCTCGACCATTATCAACTACTAAATGTTTTAGAGAGACTCGAGCGACGAATTCAGAATAGAGATAATCACAACGATTTACATAATGAAAATAGCGGgaaaatgatgaccaaaccacacaccagaagatggtgAGACGACGACgggagtcctggaccattatcaagttgattgtgatgacACAATCAACTAGATAAttttccaggacggatcgaaacgtcgtcgtctctttatCTTCCAGTGTGTGATttgatcatcatatcttcagccacgtaattgtgactcatcgtctgtagaTGGGGAGATTTAGATATTTAtgtatttcaaaacaaaaaagaaaGAGCAAATATGACGAGAGCACAAAAATTATTAAACTAACTTGTAAAGAATAGAATTCCCGACCTGATATCTGAGACCCGTTGAGGTGACCATAACGGGGTTGACCTTGAGCGTTGAGGTGACCATAACGGGGTTGACCTTGAGCGTTGAGGTGACCATAACGGGGTTGACCTTGAGCGTTGAGGTGACCATAACGGGGTTGACCTTGAGCGTTGAAGTGACCCTAACGGGGTTGACCTTGAGCGTTGAGGTGACCATAACGGGGTTGACCTTGAGCGTTGAGGTGACCATAACGGGGTTGACCTTGAGCGTTGAGGTGACCATAATGGGGTTGACCTTGAGCGTTGAGGTGACCATAACGGGGTTGACCTTGAGCGTTGAGGTGACCATAACGGTGTTGACCTTGAGCGTTGAGATGACCATAACGGGGTTGACCTTGAGCGTTGAGGTGACCATAACGGGGTTGACCTTGAGCGTTGAGGTGACCTGTGAGCCACCGTAGCGGCAAAACGCACTCTTGCGTCAACAACGCACTCTTGCGTCAACAACGCACTCTTGCGTCAACAACGCACTCTTGCTTCTGACCATACAACAATATTCGTAGTCAGGACACATTGTGATGTTACAGGATGTCAATTTAATACAAGCGTGTCATCAGCATAAAGGCATCTACAGGTGATTAGTGTAATGGGCAGGTGTTTAGTGTAGGCAAACACGGACTCCACCCGTGTTGGTGCTCAGCTGAGGCAGAGGAGGAGCGGAGTGCACACAAACACACCATATATAATGATGGGGTAACAGACACGTCTGGAGCCGCATGTGTCACGGTGCTGTGTGAGACACGTCTGGAGCCGCATGTGTCACGGTGCTGTGTGAGACACATCTGGAGCCTCATGTGTCACGGTGCTGTGTGACACGTCTGGAGCCTCATGTGTCACGGTGCTGTGTGAGACACGTCTGGAGCCTCATGTGTCACGGTGCTGTGTGAGACACATCTGGAGCCTCATGTGTCACGGTGCTGTGTGAGACACATCTGGAGCCTCATGTGTCACGGTGCTGTGTGAGAGACACGTCTGAACCCTCAAGTGTCACGGTGCTGTGTGAGACACATCTGGAGCCTCATGTGTCACGGTGCTGTGTGAGACACATCTGGAGCCTCACGTGTCACGGTGCTGTGTGAGAGACACGTCTGAACCCTCAAGTGTCACGGTGCTGTGAGAGACACATGCCTAGAGCCTCATTCATATAAGAGCTGTGTGAAGGGCGCATGTGGAATATTATGTGTTCAGGATTTTCTGAAAGATACATCTAGAGTCTCATGTATCCGTGAGCTGTGTGTGGTACACAGACTGAGCTTGACGTGTCCAGGTGTGCGGCGGACACGTCTAGCGCCTCACGTGTCATTTAGCTGTGTCATGAGATGTGTCTGAGTGTGGGTATGGATCCAACTTGGACTCCTGCAGCGTCACTCAGCTATACACAGTGTTCACCGTGTTGGGAAGCAGCAACAGAAACACCAGAACTACACCTCAAACCTTCGCTTAAGACAAAAAAGTATAATTTCAgctataataattaataatgattttgaaattaaattaaataaaacagCAACAATGACACTTTACAGTAAACAACTTACTTTCATAAATCAGCGAGAGAAACGGAGGGACGCAGCCATTTCTGCAATTTCGAGGAAGAACGATATTAATTGACAGTGCTACACCGTAATTAAACGAGGTAAGAATATTGCCCCACCCGTCCTCCCCTTCCCAAGCCACGCCATTAAGCCAAGAAAGAATCAGAGGGGAAGTTGATAGGAGGGGAACCCCTCAGTGGAGGTCCCGGATGTAATCATTCGCAGGAGAACCTACGGAACATTCTCCGAAGATTTCATTTACTCGTTGGCTGGAgatgagaagggagggaggggacgaGTCTAATCAGGAGGGACAGAATATCAAGAGAACAGATAAGCAGAGGAGCTGAGACATGAAGGGAAACTGGACGGTGATGGGAATGCTGAGCAAGAAGAAGAAGTGAGAGAAACAGATAGACCAGCGATGACGATTTGAAAAAACTAAATTCAAGCCTTGTTTACCTACTGCCGTATTGATTGATCCTCTCAAGTTGACAAGCAGCATTattgagagtgggagagagagtgggtcGGGAAGCAGCATGGTGTGGGAGGGGGAGCCAAGGGATGCACCATCCTCCCCTCCCCATAGTTGCCCCTACAACACCTCCCTTCCCACCAACCCAACCTCGCACCTTCATATTGTCTCCTCTTCCATTCTCGCAAGTCTTATAGCTTAATCGTGTCTCCTTCTTGTCCTACGGGAACAAGTTTAATGTGACCAGAGCCAAAATTTTGCATTAAGGAATGTTGCGAATGATTGTAACAGCACACACAAAAACATGTTGAgttatttaaatataaaaaaatcaaGCATTTAAACAATTCAGAATTGTAATTTAAAGCATTATAAAATTTCGTGAACACCCCTCAAGGAAAATACTGCTTATACAGCattcatcctcacacacacacatacacaaaaaaatctCGAATTATATGTATACTTTTCACTTCAAAGCTGAGTCCTGGCCTCAGATGTGGTGTTGCGTGGTGTGTATTAACGCTATGTCAGCTGGGATAACACGCTGTGTGCTTGAGAGGGAAGAGCTTCTCTCCCGGTGTCACACACCATTGACAAATATTTTCTGAGTTAGAACTGATATTCAACAGTTTTGGAAACTTTTCTTCATATTTACTTTTCAGTCTGATTTGTCAAAGTCGGATCAGTAGAccgagagagcaagtgagtgtgaGAACGAAAGCAGGAAATTGGGGGCTGTGAAAGAGGATGGGGGTCTGGGTTATAGCGGCTGACTGGGAGAGAGCTGAAGACATGGAAGAGCTTGGGACTGTGAGAGAGCTGAAGACATGGAAGAGCTTGGGACTGTGAGAGAGCTGAAGACATGGAAAAGCTTAGGACTGTGGGAgtttttgcatttactcgggttgaacttaaacagccatttgttggaccattcactctgtctaggtaatcttgtagcctcctactatcatcctctgtttcaatccttctaataatttttgcatcatcagcaaacattgagagaaacgagtctataccctctgggagatcattcgcatatgtcaaaaacagtataggtccaaggactgacccctgtgggactccacttgtaacgtctcgccaatctgagacctcacccctcacacagactcgttgtctcctgttgcttaggtactcatttatccaatggagcaccttccctttcactccagcttgcatcttcagctttttcactagcctcttgtgtggtactgtatcaaaggctttctggcaatccaaaaatatgcagtctgcccacccttctctttcttgcctgatttttgttgcctggtcgtagaattcaattaacctgtgaggcaggacctgccatccctgaacccatattgatgctgtgttacaaagttctttcgccccagatgttccactagccttcttcgcacaatcttctccatcagcttgcatggtatgcaggttagggacagtgacctgtagttcagtgcctcctgtctatcccctttcttgtatatcgggactacgttagctgctttccaaatttctggcagttcccctgttgccagtgatttgttatacactatggagagtggcaggcacagttcttctgctccttcctttagtatccaaaggaagattccatctgggcctatagcctttgtcacatccaactctagtaaacacttccttacttccccgctggtaa
The sequence above is drawn from the Procambarus clarkii isolate CNS0578487 chromosome 57, FALCON_Pclarkii_2.0, whole genome shotgun sequence genome and encodes:
- the LOC138353317 gene encoding uncharacterized protein, translating into MVTSTLKVNPVMVISTLKVNTVMVTSTLKVNPVMVTSTLKVNPIMVTSTLKVNPVMVTSTLKVNPVMVTSTLKVNPVRVTSTLKVNPVMVTSTLKVNPVMVTSTLKVNPVMVTSTLKVNPVMVTSTGLRYQVGNSILYNDTKTNDTKTNDTKANDTKTNDTKANDTKANDTKTNDTKTNDTKANDTKANDTKANDTKTKDTKTKDTNNNRTRNG